A single window of Periophthalmus magnuspinnatus isolate fPerMag1 chromosome 9, fPerMag1.2.pri, whole genome shotgun sequence DNA harbors:
- the si:ch211-225b11.4 gene encoding thyroid adenoma-associated protein homolog, protein MSFGELITSLQKCAITDEQVQENVKEDLNLFYERLLDSSRSTVKRSKERCLEEAVQLLKRVSKTHLLFSLEESHLLLLIQVLISLQLETVGISTACGKIDQMLHELSDVNEQLVFTEIKNCLQAIAHKEQLLSLDDLQRACMFLEDSAVGREVWKELCLPLMQKVAQLFTVVLKEEPLRDGLLCYSAVKLCLQTFQLLPNQVSSVVWTEMEGSQVLQHILQALLDIIYGQCCNRDTCLLAGTAVAMMLNSSQNQAAGHAAWNLLQISNQESGVVTVGGLQVNCRFISKKELAVLAVSRGVLTCCRPHVLLSSNNDNTEVCLLLNGLFPVIISLCEEKLNCHYFAFEVLTLWLKKVKENLAEIMKTTGARLLSDSSGLQQQLIHIVLSNADSPVDGVSEMARSAFALLLDLYQMDYELCNDAERTLYSSLLYQITKFPWENKAKYYQLCALLPYLGSEKVLSHYSELPNHMLKCLSTNHLSPCGSELYKCLIQQQRQELSSQNELYLVDQWAKCWKSVLIEALTSEVAFLQNNCSIHLLPSTFRVFPSAVEPLLRSLDTSSPGHLYAWACVLSSYRATTGQSPWTLQGGTTLKILHLALESADDKVRLAAFSLLCCSPKTKDFPTQEELELIKGFIPQNLNCESSSFRQHFQNGVRRFLVRIRDCCLSFVKIQNGKKKQDGSNKKGVKDLLDQGTEFVDWLGELPYCYLAAGHSYQRKKTSLLVLTAVLETCTATWSPDKKKGQPPMNMDCLIKYIKQKGQWNFFSRAKLLVLISCLEDATNEIRELASYLLMRFFPCNFPKDISTALFTRTKQLLCSPRVQEAQMGALMIKVLHPSELCGSNFQEFDLVRFLFNELEEHYCTAKSDMMLAARTKPIHGVLSALQRCLFDSSSNMQDKLDSRLILFALELLENISLLLLGVLYGDQEGTGQDVPPSFCDMGNAITSLIDQASGGGHSETDECVLLSEEHSLVLTCCWVSLKEIGIFLGSLVDHVFTQCQGSNHLLTKTDLKRASRVFWNILLKCRQWGAVEGCCIGFTKFCACLLRSNDPELNEIPTDMLKQVLQVIASPRSTSVTRRAAGLPMLILCVLSAEVSSKGRPLLAYSLEFLLETAKASLPEQWDQTLDLPQVCAVHTLQALVRGTALGSAVLQFSPTVAILSLTLLSSSCWAMRNAALQLYSSLCCRMLGHCPSNGDDKSAQNGMSSTAFFCHYSALQPFLLAELREAAHALQSQSNEARLHLKPSLFPILTLLAQLHPSLQDSAQSLSGFVPPLLQLSASPIYNVRAMASRALVAITPPSENIKILLTLAGQLPGSQQRYSHNWLHGHLLQIKALFLKAVGAQSVVPNLHEAVNKVEASIWLATEAQRCPLVKMAYVEVVETITQFCSEHFLSQLHEILTDDLQKPQHEIQIGRSSFHQTLIRFLCTNPLWASHIWKQFDVLIPDVRLALIKWAVDGCSLHPNKELIHEVLQENLQDALLSKCVEYRHSYLKALVTLATSGEILQPQLPLKTTLKEPVLVECVELLLEDVEAQRGGPEFLSEALGAVSLLLRHCSSFFTIERWCKVLEDHCLPHVSEGLRMACAEALTLAGVSLLNQRPNQEKNAVMIRLVSISLHLLQDQSVHIRVKAAYFASMLKHTYGTSQGRISVMQMNKALPFLLHQLTEQCWDSGAFDVLLSHLPQTDLRSVQRNALQNGCVTLYEQDEANVFSEPSVMCAQVLPYLLRIADKYSQSPSLEKHLNTWVKETGPQVLEDLQVCKELSTGDMQTWLTLLIDAHFHSTLCGMFTQAVLLMRLRKLSKDLPVLCEPSTLQQAVHASYCELRENGVHFPHSLSAAVVGEPSK, encoded by the exons ATGTCGTTTGGTGAGCTTATTACAAGTCTGCAGAAGTGTGCTATTACTGATGAACAAGTACAAGAAAATGTCAAGGAAGATCTGAATCTGTTTTATGAGCGACTTTTGGATTCTTCCAG GAGTACTGTGAAGAGGTCTAAGGAGAGATGCTTGGAGGAGGCTGTCCAGCTGCTGAAGCGCGTTTCCAAGACGCATTTGCTTTTTAGTTTAGAGGAGAGTCATTTGCTGCTCCTGATCCAAGTCCTTATTTCTCTCCAGTTAGAGACAGTTGGCATATCTACAGCATGTGGGAAAATAGACCAG atgTTGCATGAGCTGTCTGATGTAAATGAACAGCTAGTTTTTACAGAAATCAAAAACTGCTTGCAGGCAATTGCCCATAAAGAGCAG TTACTATCATTGGATGACCTGCAAAGAG CATGTATGTTCCTGGAAGACAGTGCTGTCGGTCGGGAGGTTTGGAAAGAGCTGTGTCTGCCTCTAATGCAAAAAGTAGCACAACTTTTTACAGTTGTGCTTAAAGAAGAACCTTTAAGAGATGGACTGCTCTGTTACTCTGCTGTGAAG CTTTGTTTGCAGACATTCCAGCTATTGCCAAATCAAGTGTCATCCGTGGTGTGGACAGAGATGGAAGGCAGCCAAGTTCTACAACACATCCTACAAGCTCTTCTTGACATCATATATGGACAG tGCTGCAATAGAGACACTTGTTTACTGGCAGGTACTGCAGTGGCTATGATGCTCAACTCCTCACAAAACCAAGCAGCGGGACATGCTGCCTGGAATCTACTTCAGATCTCGAATCAAG AGTCTGGGGTTGTAACAGTCGGTGGTCTCCAGGTGAACTGCAGATTCATCAGTAAGAAAGAGCTGGCTGTTCTGGCTGTTAGCAGAGGAGTCCTGACTTGCTGTCGGCCCCATGTCCTGCTCAGCTCCAACAATGATAATACAGAA GTGTGTTTACTGCTGAACGGTTTATTTCCTGTTATAATCAGTTTGTGTGAGGAGAAACTGAACTGTCATTACTTTGCCTTTGAAG tgttaacTCTTTGGCTGAAGAAGGTGAAGGAAAATTTGGCTGAAATTATGAAGACAACAGGGGCACGCCTTCTTTCTGACAGTAGCGGCCTCCAACAACAACTCATTCATATAGTTTTGAGCAATGCTGACAGCCCT GTAGATGGAGTGTCCGAAATGGCCCGTAGTGCCTTTGCTCTGCTACTGGACCTCTATCAGATGGATTATGAGCTGTGTAATGATGCTGAAAGGACTCTTTATTCTTCATTACTTTATCAGATAACCAAATTCCCTTGGGAAAATAAAGCCAAATACTACCAGTTATGTGCACTGCTCCCATATTTAGGTTCTGAAAAG GTATTGAGTCATTACAGTGAGTTACCAAATCATATGCTGAAGTGTTTAAGCACAAATCACCTCTCTCCATGTGGATCAGAGCTTTATAAATGTCTGATTCAGCAGCAACGACAGGAGCTCTCCAGCCAAAATGAACTGTATCTTGTGGATCAATGGGCAAAGTGCTGGAAGTCTGTCCTTATTGAGGCACTTACATCTGAAGTGGCATTTTTACAAAACAACTGCTCAATTCATCTATTGCCGAGTACATTTCGTGTGTTTCCTTCTGCTGTGGAGCCACTGTTACGATCTCTGGACACAAGCTCCCCTGGTCATCTGTATGCCTGGGCCTGTGTTTTGAGTTCATATCGGGCAACCACTGGACAATCTCCTTGGACTTTGCAGGGAGGCACCACCCTCAAGATCCTCCATCTGGCCTTAGAGTCTGCAGATGACAAAGTGCGTCTTGCTGCTTTCAGTCTCCTCTGCTGCAGCCCAAAAACAAAAGACTTTccaacacaggaggagctggaattGATCAAGGGCTTTATTCCTCAAAATCTCAATTGTGAGTCTTCATCTTTCCGCCAACATTTTCAAAATGGAGTGAGGCGATTCTTGGTCCGTATCAGAGACTGCTGCTTGTCCTTTgtcaaaattcaaaatggcaaaaagaaACAAGATGGTTCCAATAAAAAAGGCGTCAAAGACTTACTGGATCAGGGAACAG AATTTGTTGATTGGTTGGGAGAGCTTCCATACTGCTATCTGGCAGCAGGTCATAGCTACCAAAGGAAAAAGACATCTCTACTGGTGCTTACTGCAGTGCTAGAAACATGTACTGCCACATGGAGCCCAGACAAAAAGAAAGGACAACCACCAA TGAATATGGATTGTCTTATTAAGTACATAAAACAAAAGGGACAGTGGAATTTCTTCAGCCGTGCAAAACTACTTGTCCTCATCAGCTGTTTGGAGGATGCAACAAATGAG atCCGAGAGCTCGCTTCATATTTGTTGATGAGATTTTTTCCATGCAATTTTCCAAAAGACATTTCCACTGCTCTATTCACACGAACAAAACAGCTCCTCTGCAGTCCTCGAGTGCAGGAGGCACAAATGGGAGCGCTGATGATTAAGGTGCTCCATCCATCTGAACT ATGTGGGTCAAACTTTCAGGAATTTGATTTAGTGAGATTTCTATTTAATGAGTTAGAGGAACATTATTGTACAGCGAAGAGTGACATGATGCTTGCTGCCAGAACTAAGCCTATTCATG gAGTCCTGAGTGCTCTTCAGAGGTGCTTGTTTGATTCATCTAGCAACATGCAGGATAAACTTGACAGCAGACTGATCCTTTTTGCACTAGAGCTGTTGGAAAACATTTCTCTGCTTCTTCTTGGTGTGTTGTATGGCGACCAGGAGGGCACTGGTCAAG atgTACCTCCTTCTTTTTGTGACATGGGGAATGCAATCACAAGTTTAATTGATCAGGCCTCAGGAGGGGGGCACAGTGAGACAGATGAGTGTGTTCTGTTATCAGAGGAGCACAGCCTTGTTCTCACCTGCTGCTGGGTCTCTCTCAAG GAAATTGGAATATTTTTGGGTTCTTTGGTAGACCATGTCTTTACTCAGTGTCAGGGCTCCAACCACCTTCTCACCAAAACAGATCTAAAAAGAGCTTCAAGGGTCTTTTGGAATATTCTGCTTAAATGCCGCCAGTGG ggggcagtagagGGTTGCTGCATCGGCTTCACTAAGTTTTGTGCTTGTCTGCTGAGAAGTAATGATCCAGAACTAAATGAAATCCCTACAGACATGTTAAAACAA GTACTGCAGGTCATAGCGTCCCCCAGGTCCACTTCAGTGACCCGACGTGCAGCAGGTCTGCCCATGCTCATTTTGTGTGTGCTTTCAGCAGAGGTTTCCAGCAAAGGCCGGCCTCTTTTAGCCTACAGTTTAGAATTTTTACTAGAAACGGCCAAAGCTTCTCTTCCAGAGCAATGGGACCAGACCCTAGACCTCCCACAG GTGTGTGCAGTTCACACTTTGCAAGCCCTGGTTCGTGGCACAGCTCTGGGGTCTGCAGTCCTCCAGTTTTCTCCAACTGTTGCCATCCTTTCACTGACCCTGCTCAGTTCTTCCTGTTGGGCTATGAGGAATGCTGCTCTCCAACTCTACA GTTCCCTTTGCTGTCGAATGCTTGGCCACTGTCCCAGCAATGGGGATGACAAGAGTGCTCAAAATGGGATGTCCTCCACTGCCTTCTTTTGTCACTACAGTGCACTGCAGCCTTTTCTCTTGGCAGAGCTAAGAGAAGCGGCACATGCTTTGCAGagtcagtcaaatgaagctcggcTTCACCTCAAGCCTTCACTGTTTCCTATTCTCACCCtgttagcgcagctccatcctAGTCTCCAAGACTCAGCACA ATCTTTGTCAGGCTTTGTACCTCCTTTACTTCAACTTTCTGCCAGTCCTATTTACAATGTGAGAGCAATGGCATCAAGAGCTTTGGTAGCAATAACACCCCCCTCTGAAAATATTAAGATCCTTCTCACACTGGCAGGACAACTCCCAGGTTCACAACAGAGATATTCTCACAACTGGCTGCACGGACACCTGTTGCAGATCAAAGCCCTCTTTCTCAAGGCTGTTGGTGCTCAAAG CGTTGTACCTAACCTGCATGAGGCAGTAAACAAAGTGGAGGCATCAATCTGGTTGGCAACTGAAGCTCAGCGCTGCCCCCTAGTGAAAATGGCGTATGTTGAAGTAGTCGAAACCATAACACAATTCTGTTCAGAACATTTCCTTTCACAACTTCATGAAATACTGACTGATGATCTACAAAAGCCTCAACACGAGATCCAG ATTGGTCGCTCATCTTTCCATCAAACATTGATTCGTTTTCTATGCACCAACCCCCTGTGGGCATCTCACATTTGGAAACAGTTTGATGTTTTGATTCCTGATGTTAGACTGGCTCTGATAAAATGGGCAGTTGATGGGTGCAGTTTACATCCAAATAAGGAGCTGATCCATGAGGTGTTACAG GAAAACCTACAGGATGCATTACTGAGCAAATGTGTGGAATATCGCCACTCGTACCTTAAAGCGCTTGTAACACTAGCGACTTCAGGGGAGATTCTTCAGCCTCAGTTGCCTCTAAAAACCACACTGAAGGAGCCTGTTTTGGTTGAATGTGTAGAGCTGTTACTTGAGGATGTGGAGGCCCAAAGAGGTGGTCCGGAGTTCCTGTCTGAGGCCCTGGGGGCAGTTAGTTTACTTTTACGTCACTG ttCCAGCTTCTTTACTATTGAGCGTTGGTGTAAAGTTTTGGAGGACCACTGTTTACCACATGTGTCTGAAGGACTCAGAATGGCCTGTGCGGAGGCTTTGACTTTGGCTGGAGTCTCTCTTCTGAATCAGAGGccaaaccaagaaaaaaatgcCGTAATGATCAG GTTGGTCAGTATAAGCCTTCACTTACTTCAAGACCAGAGTGTGCATATTCGAGTGAAAGCAGCGTATTTCGCCTCCATGCTAAAGCACACCTATGGAACCTCTCAGGGGAGAATCTCTGTCATGCAGATGAATAAGGCCCTCCCGTTCCTCCTCCATCAGCTcacagagcagtgttgggaCTCTGGTGCTTTTGACGTGCTCCTATCTCACCTGCCCCAGACTGACCTTAGATCTGTTCAGAGAAATGCCTTGCAAAATGG GTGTGTCACTTTGTATGAGCAAGACGAGGCCAATGTGTTTTCAGAGCCATCAGTGATGTGCGCTCAGGTGCTGCCCTATTTACTCCGTATTGCTGATAAATACAGCCAGTCCCCCTCTttggaaaaacatttaaacacttgGGTAAAGGAGACTGGCCCACAAGTGCTAGAAGATCTCCAAGTTTGCAAAGAACTCTCGACAG GTGATATGCAGACATGGCTTACCCTCCTCATAGACGCCCACTTTCACAGCACACTCTGTGGTATGTTCACCCAGGCTGTCCTCCTCATGCGACTTAGGAAATTATCTAAAGATCTCCCCGTCCTCTGTGAGCCCTCCACTCTACAGCAGGCTGTACACGCTTCCTACTGTGAGTTAAGGGAAAATGGTGTCCACTTTCCCCACTCACTCTCAGCTGCTGTTGTGGGAGAGCCTTCAAAGTGA
- the tctn2 gene encoding tectonic-2: MANALFFTFTQVLYLLLYCFASNAENVVFQPSFITTHGSSVTALLYGNSSNITLNLQTISPSNVTGSFDPPSCVPGMSQWILTSEPIAKTTVQVKLRLNRSLRLCGNNETDTDCCVNPLCVLETLQVSACEGNTSQASLVIQVKVYALLVSGNMVFDNKTIIQNQVYRPLGECPCDLTFNTCDLWCCCDKDCSVEDLRLFKYSCLPGPFGGQFPDPEYQCSVQSTQNSPDWFPFLCVTSPSENNPYLGLFYEGNTIASKPGVSFGDSISSAPKQSNAYIEGSPILTINDQYFTIPRTLNGHCVINAPVAFLKNFDVRCVTLLQACPTESPLHTTPEDLRAVVKNGIGGNAVVDVTVQLATELNYFVTSTETFGSSVLVCENVTLALDYNFYWKENGVTGITLTHTVSTVTLNGSVSLTTRYSAKFLSGDIMTEPNSGNPGYQVGRPVIGGILNTSMGNDTVLIDRTPFHLWKPVNSGLCSTADMRPVLFGENSTSGCLLPVSQQNLTQCSLLRDTVRSLQEALNEATLFAKNGRPDALTRADWLNISYVTLNSSGVEDSNSSCTDIPSNLHIYVWTLVTGFVHGIPQKDVKAVQISYSRSSWKVECGGGDSAMCMEPAETQLFPITSSVTFIDIPLNSGPPKTRYQINFTEYDCNRNDVCWPELAFPITRFYTGEPYSQALAKGLILVFFFVVASVLGTPWRQIWQIWNTI, encoded by the exons ATGGCTAATGCACTTTTCTTTACATTTACTCAGGTCTTGTATCTTTTGCTGTACTGTTTTGCGTCTAATGCTGAAAACGTCG TTTTTCAGCCCTCTTTTATAACCACACATGGATCTTCAGTCACTGCACTGTTGTATGGAAACTCCTCAAATATCACCCTGAACCTGCAGACAATATCACCCTCAAATGTGACAG GCAGCTTTGATCCCCCTTCATGTGTGCCTGGCATGTCACAGTGGATTCTGACAAGTGAACCCATTGCAAAG ACTACAGTTCAAGTTAAATTAAGACTCAACCGAAGTCTTCGTTTATGTGGCAATAATGAGACCGACACTGATTGCTGTGTTAATCCACTGTGTGTCCTGGAGACTCTTCAAGTCTCTGCTTGTGAAGGCAATACATCACAAGCTTCACTGGTTATTCAGGTCAAGGTTTATGCTCTGCTGGTTTCTGGCAACATGGTATTTG ataacaaaacaataattcaaAATCAAGTGTACAGGCCTTTGGGGGAATGCCCTTGTGACCTTACTTTCAATACTTGTGACCTATGGTGCTGCTGTGATAAG GACTGTTCTGTAGAGGACTTGAGGCTTTTTAAGTACAGCTGTCTTCCGGGACCTTTTGGTGGGCAGTTCCCTGATCCAGAGTATCAGTGCTCGGTGCAGTCCACTCAGAACTCCCCAGATTGGTTTCCGTTTTTGTGTGTCACCTCCCCATCTGAGAATAACCCTTACCTTGGACTTTTCTACGAAGGCAACACAAT AGCCTCAAAACCTGGTGTGTCATTTGGAGATTCTATTTCATCAGCACCAAAGCAGTCAAATGCATATATTGAAGGAAGTCCCATTTTGACAATAAACGATCAGTACTTTACAATTCCACGG ACACTTAATGGGCATTGTGTGATCAATGCTCCTGTGGCCTTTTTGAAAAACTTTGATGTCAGATGTGTAACGTTACTGCAGGCCTGTCCAACTGAGTCTCCATTACACACAACACCTGAGGATTTAAGAGCTGTTGTGAAGAATGGTATTGGTG GAAATGCTGTTGTGGATGTAACTGTCCAACTGGCAACTGAATTAAATTACTTTGTTACAAGCACTGAAACATTTGGCTCTTCag TCCTGGTATGTGAAAATGTCACCTTGGCTTTGGATTACAACTTTTACTGGAAAGAAAATGGCGTAACTGGGATCACACTAACCCACACTGTCAGCACTGTGACTCTGAATGGGAGTG TGTCATTAACTACAAGATACTCTGCAAAGTTTCTAAGTGGAGACATTATGACTGAACCCAATTCGGGAAACCCAG GGTATCAGGTGGGGAGGCCTGTAATTGGAGGAATTCTAAACACATCAATGGGAAATGATACTGTGTTAATTGATAGGACACCATTTCATCTGTGGAAACCAG TCAATAGTGGGCTTTGTTCAACTGCTGATATGAGGCCTGTGTTATTTGGTGAGAATTCAACATCTGGATGTCTGCTTCCTGTCAGTCAGCAAAATCTTACTCAGTGTAGTCTCTTGAG AGATACTGTACGTTCTCTCCAAGAAGCTCTGAATGAAGCCACATTGTTTGCTAAAAATGGACGTCCTGATGCTCTAACTCGAGCTGACTGGCTAAATATCAGCT ATGTGACCCTGAATTCCAGTGGAGTAGAAGATTCAAACAGTTCATGCACTGATATACCATCCAATTTACATATCTATGTGTGGACTCTTGTCACAGGCTTTGTGCATGGGATTCCTCAAAAAGACGTCAAAGCAGTGCAAATAAG ctATAGTCGGTCTTCTTGGAAAGTGGAATGTGGAGGAGGGGACTCTGCAATGTGTATGGAACCAGCAGAAACACAGCTGTTTCCCATCACTTCTTCAGTCACATTTATTGATATTCCTTTAAACTCTGGACCACCTAAAACCAG ATATCAAATAAATTTCACTGAGTATGACTGCAACCGAAATGATGTATGTTGGCCTGAGCTTGCCTTCCCGATTACCAGATTTTACACAg GTGAGCCATACTCCCAAGCTCTGGCCAAAGGTCTTATTTTGGTTTTCTTCTTTGTTGTTGCTTCTGTACTTGGAACTCCTTGGCGGCAAATTTGGCAGATATGGAACACCATTTAA
- the atp6v0a2b gene encoding V-type proton ATPase 116 kDa subunit a codes for MNSLLRSEEMCLAQLFLQSGSAYDCISELGELGLVEFRDLNPSVNAFQRKHVNEIKKCEEMERILSYLLREIKKADISLPEGDVNPAAPLPKHVIAIMEQLQRLEVELGEVTRNKEKLQKNLLELTEYTHMLRITRNFVQKSSERESLQVQYEEFPFLEKETMMDYSSMQRLGAKLGFISGLIHRVKIEAFERMLWRVCKGYTILSYAELDEYLDDPDTGEPTKSVVFLISYWGEQIGQKVKKICDCYHCHLYPYPSNNEERNDVVEGLKTRIQDLHIVLHRTEEYLKQVLIRASESVYTWVLQIKKMKAIYYVLNQCSFDVTNKCLIAEVWCPVNDLPALRRALEEGSRKSGATVPSFVNRIPTSDTPPSLIRTNKFTSGFQNIVDAYGVCSYREVNPAPFTIITFPFLFAVMFGDLGHGIIMALFAFWMVFYENDRKLKNTRNEIWNTFFEGRYIILMMGLFSVYTGFIYNDCFSKSLNIFGSKWNVSAMIEAKIWKREDILGNRALTLDPNVTGVFTGPYPFGIDPIWNLATNRLTFLNSYKMKMSVILGIIHMSFGVILSTFNHLHFRKSYNLYLVLLPELLFLLCLFGYLVFMILYKWLAFSAKDSRHAPSILIHFINMFLMQGDATQPLYAGQNGLQIFLLLIAVLSVPVLLMGKPLYLYWLSKGHHRIGAYRGYERVRHDSDEELYLLRAHDMEEGSSHSEVSMSGEHQSEEFNFADEFLHQAIHTIEYCLGCISNTASYLRLWALSLAHAQLSEVLWAMVMRVGLKMDTSLGVLFLVPVFGLFAVLTVSILLVMEGLSAFLHALRLHWVEFQNKFYSGSGVKFVPFSFSLMPSSFDNDGLL; via the exons ATGAATTCCCTGCTGCGAAGTGAGGAGATGTGTTTAGCCCAGTTATTTCTCCAGTCTGGATCCGCGTACGACTGCATCAGTGAACTGGGAGAACTGGGGCTCGTGGAATTCAGAGAT CTCAACCCGTCTGTGAATGCTTTTCAAAGGAAACATGTCAATGAGATTAAAAAAtgtgaagagatggagagaattCTGA GTTATCTTCTAAGGGAAATCAAGAAAGCTGACATCTCACTTCCAGAAGGCGATGTTAACCCAGCCGCTCCTTTACCCAAACACGTCATTGCCATAATG GAGCAGCTGCAGAGACTGGAGGTGGAGTTAGGAGAGGTCACCAGGAATAAAGAAAAGCTACAGAAAAATCTCTTAGAACTGACAGAGTACACGCACATGCTGCGCATCACTCGCAACTTTGTCCAGAAATCTTCTGAG CGAGAGTCCTTACAAGTACAGTATGAAGAATTTCCTTTTCTAGAGAAAGAAACAATGATGGACTACAGTAGCATGCAGAGACTTGGAGCCAAATTAGG TTTTATATCTGGTCTGATTCATCGGGTAAAGATTGAAGCTTTTGAGCGGATGCTGTGGAGAGTGTGCAAAGGATACACCATCCTGAGCTATGCCGAACTGGACGAGTATCTGGATGATCCTGACACT GGCGAGCCCACTAAAAGCGTGGTGTTTCTCATCTCCTACTGGGGGGAACAAATCGGCCAGAAAGTGAAGAAGATCTGTGACtg TTACCACTGTCACCTGTATCCATACCCCAGTAACAATGAGGAGAGGAATGATGTAGTGGAGGGACTCAAGACGCGCATCCAGGACCTGCATATT GTTCTTCACAGAACAGAAGAGTATCTAAAGCAGGTCCTCATCAGGGCGTCAGAGTCGGTCTACACATGGGTTTTGCAGATCAAGAAGATGAAAGCCATTTACTATGTTCTGAATCAATGTAGTTTTGACGTTACCAACAAATGTCTTATAGCTGAGGTTTGGTGCCCTGTCAACGACCTGCCTGCCCTGCGAAGGGCCCTCGAAGAAGGATCA aGAAAAAGTGGAGCAACTGTGCCTTCTTTTGTTAATCGAATTCCCACCAGTGACACTCCACCCTCTTTAATAAGGACCAACAAATTTACTTCTGGTTTCCAAAACATTGTAGATGCCTACGGTGTGTGCAGTTATAGAGAGGTCAATCCTG CTCCTTTCACAATCATCACTTTTCCATTCCTGTTTGCTGTGATGTTCGGGGACCTGGGTCATGGAATTATCATGGCTTTGTTTGCCTTTTGGATGGTATTTTACGAGAACGACCGCAAactgaaaaatacaagaaatgaG ATTTGGAATACTTTCTTTGAGGGGCGTTACATAATTCTTATGATGGGGCTGTTTTCTGTCTACACTGGCTTCATATACAATGACTGTTTCTCTAAGTCTCTCAACATTTTTGGCTCCAAATGGAATGTTTCAGCCATGATTGAAGCCAAGATTTGGAA ACGAGAGGATATCCTTGGAAACAGAGCACTGACTCTTGATCCGAATGTTACAGGGGTTTTCACTGGACCCTATCCTTTTGGAATTGATCCT atatgGAATCTGGCAACCAATCGCCTCACCTTTTTGAACTcttataaaatgaaaatgtctgTGATTCTTGGCATTATACACATGAGCTTTGGTGTCATCCTCAGCACTTTTAATCACTT ACATTTCAGAAAGAGCTACAACCTGTACCTGGTGTTACTCCCTGAGCTGCTGTTCCTGCTGTGTCTGTTTGGATATCTCGTCTTCATGATTTTGTACAAGTGGTTGGCTTTTTCCGCTAAGGACTCCAGACACGCTCCAAGTATCCTCATTCATTTTATCAACATGTTCCTGATGCAAGGAGATGCTACACAGCCCCTTTATGCAGGGCAG AATGGACTGCAGATCTTTCTCTTGCTAATTGCAGTACTATCTGTGCCTGTTTTATTAATGGGAAAACCACTGTACCTTTACTGGCTCAGCAAAGGCCATCACCGCATTGGAGCATACAGA GGATACGAGCGTGTGCGACATGACAGCGATGAAGAGCTGTACCTTCTGAGGGCGCATGACATGGAGGAGGGCAGCAGTCACAGTGAGGTCTCAATGAGCGGAGAACACCAATCAGAAGAG TTTAACTTTGCAGATGAGTTCCTACATCAAGCTATCCACACAATAGAGTACTGCTTAGGATGCATCTCAAATACAGCATCCTACCTACGACTCTGGGCTCTGAGTCTGGCACATGCTC AGCTGTCGGAGGTGTTGTGGGCTATGGTGATGAGAGTGGGACTCAAAATGGACACCAGTCTGGGGGTCTTGTTCCTGGTGCCGGTGTTTGGCCTGTTTGCGGTCCTCACAGTGTCCATTCTCTTGGTCATGGAGGGCCTGTCTGCTTTTCTTCATGCTCTGCGACTGCACTG GGTGGAGTTTCAGAACAAATTCTACAGTGGAAGTGGAGTCAAGtttgtaccattttcctttTCATTAATGCCATCCAGTTTTGATAATGATGGCTTACTATAA